A part of Desulfofalx alkaliphila DSM 12257 genomic DNA contains:
- a CDS encoding hydrogenase iron-sulfur subunit translates to MSYEPKVVAFLCNWCSYAGADLAGVGRLQYPPNVRVVRVPCSGRINPLFIFSALRNGADGILTSGCHPGDCHYVSGNYVARRKFALLKSMLNYMGVEEDRVNFTWVSAAEGGRFADVVSKVSERVKEIGPPKGVFKKAD, encoded by the coding sequence ATGTCATACGAACCCAAAGTGGTAGCCTTTTTATGTAACTGGTGTAGCTATGCCGGTGCGGACCTGGCGGGAGTAGGCAGACTTCAATATCCCCCCAACGTACGCGTTGTACGGGTTCCGTGCTCGGGTAGAATCAACCCCTTATTTATCTTTTCGGCCTTAAGAAACGGAGCAGACGGTATACTAACCTCCGGTTGCCACCCCGGAGACTGCCACTATGTCAGTGGTAACTACGTGGCCCGTCGCAAATTTGCCCTTTTAAAGAGCATGCTGAACTACATGGGAGTTGAAGAAGACCGGGTAAACTTTACCTGGGTATCTGCAGCTGAAGGCGGCAGATTTGCCGATGTGGTATCCAAAGTAAGCGAGCGAGTAAAAGAGATTGGACCCCCCAAAGGGGTATTTAAAAAAGCGGATTGA
- a CDS encoding 4Fe-4S dicluster domain-containing protein: MQNLSKVIQDTAKKLLEEKKVDLVVGFAQGSLPLRSTPYFARTVDQAANLIWDEYCENNLTNYLRKREEKVAVVAKGCDTRSIVALMKENQIDREKLYIIGVPCQGMIDRKKASKLVGGEILEAEINGEEITLKGNGFEQKAPKAELYYDTCIRCAYGNPVIYDELVGEEVAAKELSFAEVEEFEAKSAEERASFLAQEMEKCIRCYACRNACPTCYCPECFVDTSSPQWISKRAYSAKDNLIFQGVRVFHQLGRCADCGACERACPMGIKLSLLTRKGVKDVKETFGYEAGLNPDDKPVLNDFTPDDPQPFLMKE; encoded by the coding sequence ATGCAAAATCTAAGTAAAGTAATACAAGACACCGCCAAAAAACTCTTAGAAGAAAAGAAAGTAGACCTGGTGGTGGGGTTTGCCCAGGGAAGCCTACCGCTCCGCAGCACACCTTACTTTGCCCGGACGGTAGACCAAGCGGCGAACCTGATTTGGGACGAATACTGCGAAAACAACCTTACCAACTACCTAAGGAAACGGGAAGAGAAAGTAGCAGTGGTGGCCAAAGGCTGTGATACCAGATCAATAGTGGCCCTGATGAAAGAAAACCAAATCGACCGTGAAAAGCTGTACATCATAGGAGTGCCCTGCCAGGGAATGATAGACCGCAAAAAGGCATCAAAACTGGTGGGCGGAGAAATACTGGAAGCCGAAATAAACGGCGAAGAAATAACACTGAAAGGCAATGGCTTTGAACAAAAGGCACCCAAGGCAGAACTATACTACGACACCTGTATCCGTTGCGCCTACGGCAATCCGGTAATATATGACGAACTGGTTGGCGAAGAAGTGGCTGCCAAAGAACTAAGCTTTGCCGAAGTGGAAGAATTTGAAGCAAAGAGCGCAGAAGAGCGGGCAAGCTTCTTAGCCCAAGAGATGGAGAAGTGCATACGTTGCTATGCTTGCCGCAACGCATGCCCGACCTGCTACTGCCCAGAATGCTTTGTGGACACATCCAGCCCGCAGTGGATCAGCAAGCGGGCATACAGCGCCAAAGACAACCTAATATTCCAGGGCGTGAGAGTATTCCACCAGCTGGGGCGCTGCGCCGACTGCGGAGCCTGTGAGCGGGCCTGCCCAATGGGCATAAAGCTTTCGCTTTTAACCCGCAAAGGAGTAAAAGACGTAAAAGAAACCTTTGGATACGAAGCGGGCCTAAATCCGGACGACAAGCCGGTACTAAACGACTTCACCCCGGACGACCCGCAACCGTTCTTGATGAAGGAATGA
- a CDS encoding 4Fe-4S dicluster domain-containing protein, with product MIIKKSEIAGLLDQLAKEYRVYAPVDENGNIAFKAIKEGAEAKLGENSKKPPKEILFPQSEELFNYSVNQEGLRMDSKVDDTKSVAIGLRPCDAKSIMLLDNVFSNDQYQDVYYLARRDNTVIVSLGCNRPSGTCFCTSVNSGPFDTDGSDVLLTDIGEAYLVEAITEQGKELVGKLNLPEADAEAKALAEKAKASATVASEVDLAGLKEKLDGMFTHEYWDKLHEKCIGCAACTYLCPTCHCFDIEDDAKDCEGCRVRNWDACMFPLFTLHGSGHNPRTSGKERFRQRVMHKFNYFVDRYNATACVGCGRCIKNCPVNMDIRQVLAEIKAQDTGSEVG from the coding sequence ATGATCATTAAGAAAAGCGAAATTGCCGGACTACTGGACCAGCTAGCTAAAGAATACCGGGTATATGCTCCGGTGGACGAAAACGGCAACATCGCCTTTAAAGCAATAAAAGAAGGTGCTGAAGCCAAGCTGGGCGAGAACTCCAAAAAGCCCCCCAAAGAGATCCTTTTCCCTCAGTCCGAAGAACTGTTTAACTACAGCGTTAACCAAGAGGGACTAAGGATGGACAGCAAGGTGGACGACACCAAGAGCGTAGCCATTGGCCTGCGCCCTTGCGACGCCAAGTCCATAATGCTGCTTGACAACGTATTTTCAAACGATCAGTACCAAGACGTGTACTACCTGGCGCGCCGCGACAACACCGTAATAGTGAGCCTGGGCTGCAACCGGCCCTCCGGCACCTGTTTTTGCACCTCGGTAAACAGCGGCCCCTTTGACACCGACGGCTCAGACGTACTGCTTACCGACATAGGCGAAGCCTACCTGGTAGAAGCCATAACCGAACAAGGCAAAGAACTGGTGGGCAAACTAAACCTGCCGGAAGCAGACGCAGAAGCCAAGGCCCTGGCGGAAAAGGCCAAGGCATCGGCCACAGTAGCCAGTGAAGTGGACCTTGCCGGTTTAAAAGAAAAACTGGACGGCATGTTTACCCACGAATACTGGGATAAATTACACGAAAAATGCATAGGCTGTGCAGCTTGCACCTACCTTTGCCCCACCTGCCACTGCTTTGACATTGAAGACGATGCCAAAGACTGTGAAGGTTGCCGGGTAAGAAACTGGGACGCCTGCATGTTCCCACTGTTTACACTGCACGGTTCAGGACATAACCCCCGCACCAGCGGGAAAGAACGTTTTAGACAACGCGTAATGCACAAATTTAACTACTTCGTAGACAGATACAATGCCACCGCCTGTGTGGGTTGTGGAAGGTGCATCAAAAACTGCCCTG